A single region of the Triticum dicoccoides isolate Atlit2015 ecotype Zavitan chromosome 2B, WEW_v2.0, whole genome shotgun sequence genome encodes:
- the LOC119367423 gene encoding uncharacterized protein LOC119367423, which translates to MQEIMCACAGKPLQSIHRGCTAMMMRLLRSEYNGCYVCKHRSDTLHLLCLETVKLGDSKLEAYSLAMEKLRDVKAALEPVAAVFEGLGLSDSEMAADSVGSGIGHKKNFVMTDSAHSGSHCLDGFAAWSRKWPVGGPATGRDEAPYEQPH; encoded by the exons ATGCAGGAGATCATGTGTGCTTGCGCG GGTAAACCGCTTCAGTCGATACATCGTGGCTGCACTGCTATGATGATGCGGCTATTGAGATCAGAATATAATGGATGTTACGTGTGCAAACACAGGTCAGATACTCTGCACCTACTGTGCCTGGAAACTGTAAAACTAGGGGATAGTAAATTGGAGGCATACTCTCTGGCTATGGAAAAATTAAGAGATGTCAAAGCTGCACTGGAGCCTGTTGCTGCCGTGTTCGAGGGTTTGGGATTGTCGGACAGTGAGATGGCAGCTGATTCTGTAGGGTCTGGGATAGGTCATAAGAAGAATTTTGTTATGACAGACTCGGCACATAGTGGTTCCCATTGTCTCGACGGCTTTGCAGCTTGGTCCAGGAAATGGCCAGTGGGGGGACCTGCCACCGGCCGCGACGAAGCACCCTATGAACAACCCCACTGA